The genomic segment ACGCCAGTCGTTTCGCATCCGCCAGGGAAATACTGACAGCGCCAGGATCAAGCGATTGATGGCGCAGATGTTCTTTCTTGTTAAAAGTGAGTGCGACCTGCTCAACAGCGCGTTGTGCTTCCAGTACCTTGATTCGTGTTCTGGCTGCCTCCACCCCCGCTTTTCTTTTGACATGCTGCGAGAGTACCGCCAGTTTCTCACCGGATTTGACCGAAGCGGCTTCCTGAAAAAACAGTTGCTCCACACGAGCCCCTTCAGGCCCCGCATTATGTGAAACTTTGATTACCCGGGAACGCGGTTCAATGCGACCCAGCGCACCGACTCCCTGCTGCGTATCCAATCGACACTGCGTCTCGGCCAATACGCCGGAGCATGTAAGCAGGAATACTACGTTGAGGAAAAATGTAGCACTGGCTTTGGCGTACATCATCAATTCTCAAAAAATCAAACAGACATGTGGTGCGTGAGTTGTGCTGTTAAATGGAATAATGAATATCAGCATATTCAATTATCGATTGATAACACAATAAGGAATCTTTGGAAGTCAGTTTTTTGAGTGCGGGGATTTGATCCTCTCTAACTAAAAAAATGCATTAACTACATTTGTAAGCCGGATTCCGCTTGCGCTTCTCCGGGTCAGGTTTAATGGAATTATGCAAACAGCAAATCGCCGGTTGTCACCTCCGCATCGATTGTGCCCATCAAGATAAGGTCACTCACCGCGACCGCAGGGGTGTTTGTTCCGACGTATGACCAGATTGAGCTGCTGTTATCGTCGTTGATGAGAAAATACGATACTGTGTTAGGAGTACTAGTCCAAGTTGCCCCAGCATTCAGTGCGGCTGCAACGGCAGCAGCTGAGTCAGCATTGCCTGCGATACCCGAATCCAAGAAATACAATTTATTGTACGTTATAGTTAGGGCGCCTGTTACGGCAGTCACTGTGCTGCTAGCTGTTATAGCGCCGACGTTCAATTTGTCAGTACCTGAGATAAAGTTGGTGATAATGTCGTTACCGTTGCCACCGGCAGTTGCACCGAAAATAACGGTATCCATATCACTATCCACACCGAGTGCAATCGAATCATTACCTGCACCACCGGTAATGATATCCGCACCAGCTTGTGCAGCGATGGTGTCATTGCCCGAACCGCCGTTGATCGAATCGTTGCCGGAGCCAGTGGTAATGATATCGTTGCCACCCAAACCGTTGATGATAAAATTACCGTCCCCGGGGGTGGAATAGGTGTCGTCAAACTCAGTGAGATTGATCGTAGTGGCAAGCGGCGGTGGTGGCGGCGGCGGTGGAAGTTTATCTACCACGGTCGTTCCGAAAGTGAAGCCGGAAGCAACACCGGTCAGCTTGATGAATACGTCGTCTGCAGCTGAGGCGGCAGCACCTCCGGTTGTTTGATAGTAGACATAAGTATCGCCGCCGTAGACAGCAAACGAAACACCCAGGCTCGTCTTGTTGGTAGCAGCCATCACTGCTGCAATCTGTGTAGTAGTGGCGTCAGCCAGAGCAGTAACGGCAGCCTGTACAGCGGTTTGTTGCGCGGAGGCTACGGCGGTTACACCATCGAAAAAGAGCTTGTCGGTGTCAACAGTGAAATCGGTGATCACGTCACCGCTAGTTATACCAGTGCTGTTGGCGCCAACAGTGGCATCAAATACAAAGGTATCAGCGCCTGCTCCGCCGGTCATTATATCGGCACCAGTACCGCCGTAAATAATATCGTCACCCGCTCCACCATTGATTATATCGTCACCAGCCAAGCCGGACAGTGTGTCATTGCCGGAACCGCCGGCGAGAATGTCAGCATTCACCGAGCCTGTTATAGTTGAATCTGCCGTAGTAGATCCGGAAGCAGCCAGAATCGCAGCCACTTGAACATCTGTATATAACTCTGTTCCGGTCACAGCGCTTAATACACTTTGCAGTTTAGCCAAGTCGGTAGAAGCATTGGTTGCGGAATAGGCCATTGCCACGGCGGCCTTGTTGCTCAGCAAGGTTGCTACTGTAGTAAAAGCTGCAGGTAAAGTGGCGCTATCCTGAGATAAGAAATTAACCGCTTCATAGACAATAGCGCCAAAACCAACACCAGCATCAATTCTATTCGTAAAGAAGGCCTGAGCTTGAGAGCCGACGCTGGTTGGGTTACTGTCAGCAACCACACCAAAGTTGTGCATGAGCACGGCAACCTTAAGCGCAGTTGTGTCCTTGTCCCCCATAATAACGCTAGTAAATATTGTGGTGGCAGCCAGAGCATCCGCAAGTTGTGCCAAGGTCTTCCCTTTAGCCAGATTTTCTATGTCGGTCAGATAGCTTTTCCCTGGTGCTGCATTAAACAAGCCTATAATAATTTTAAAAGTTACTGGATTAGTAATAGTCATTTGAAACCCCGTTGATTAAAAATTAAGAAGCTTTATTTGATCTGTAAACAATCTTATCGATTCTCACAACTTTATGGTATTCAAATACCACCAATCGCCCAATCGCTTCGTATAGCGCATCCATTTTAACAGGTTTGGTCAAGTACTGTATTAAACTGAATCCTTCTTTTTGGCTTAAACTAAGGCTGTCCGAGAATAGTGATCGTGGCGAGGAGAAGCTATTTCATAACAGATTTTTCGATTATTTGAGACAAATAACTATAGCAAGTTGCTGAAATTAGATACATATTAGGGGAAATTTCCTTTAGAGTCCTGCCTCCTTTGATTGATCATTATTTTAAAATGTCAGTATAATCAAACAATGTTGCCCTGATGGGCATGAGAAAAACCTGGATAATATCTTTTAAACTATAAAATATTGGTTTGAATTCTTTTAGTGGGATCTCATGGGTTATTTACCTTGAATAATTTTTCGGATCTTTATTTATAGATGCTCAATTTACTCAGTAAACCAATTCATATTTTGGGCATTGGAGGTATTGGCGCAGCAATTGGTTGGGCCTTGGCGCGGGAAGGTTATTCCGTGATACTGGTTGACAACAATACCGCCAAAGTAAGCGAAGGGAACAAGAATGGTATAACGGTAGTTGGGCTGGGAGCACAAGCTGCATCTTTCATGTCTTTTGATGATTGGATAGCGCCGACAGAAGGTTTAATTCTGCTCTGCACCAAAACCTATGACAATCCTGAAGTACTCGCACGTCTGCCTGACGACGCCTTCCTGGTACCGATTCAAAATGGCTTTGATCCGGAGCTGGAGCAACGCAATCACGCGTGCGAGGGTATCGCCTCTTTTGTATCGGAATGCCAACGCGATCAGCCCGTAACACGAATCACGCGACCGGGTAGCCTGCATATCGGGGCACGCCGATCTATCACTGCCGATGTACAGGCTGAAATAATGTCGCTGGCTATTGCATTGGGAAAAGCCAAGCTGTTTCCTGTCGAACTTGTTCCGGATATCCGGCCTTATAAAGCAACCAAGCTTATGTACAATGCGGCCATCTCGCCACTTGCGGCGATGGCTGGCGTGGATAATGGGGAATTATTGACCGGTCAACTGGCTAAGGCGCTCTTTTTTGCACTGCTTCTTGAAAATTATGCGATTCTCCAACATGCGAAAATTCCTCTTGCGCGTATCGGGCCGTTTCATCCCGATACAGTATCCCTAATTCTACGCACACCCAAGTTACCGGCATTGATGGCGATGTTTTTCCGTCCATCGTTACGCGGGACGTATTGCTCAATGGCTCCTGATATGCATGCCGAACATGCTCGCACAGAAATCGACGCTTATACCGGCCATCTTATTCGACTTGCTGGAAAGTTTTCTTGTCCTTTGAATCGCGCTACGTTTGCGCTCATTGAAAAATAACTTCCGAAGGTTTGAATCCCCAATATCAACATTTGCAGGATTTGGCAGATCATTTGCCGGAAGGAATTCTATCTTGATTCTGGTCACTGGCGGCGCTGGTTTCCTTGGTTCACATCTGGTGACGCAGTTACTTGATGCGAACGAATCTGTTCGGGTTCTGGAGCGGCCAGGAGCCTCTGTCGATCATTTGCCACTGGATAGAATTGAGCTGGTGAGTGTTGACATTCGTGATGAGCCATCCGTCCAAAAAGCCACCCATGGTTGCAAATATGTTTATCACCTCGCTGCAGATCCCAATCTTTGGCGCCGAGACCGTCGGGAATTCGATAGTATCAACCGTATGGGCACCATTCATGTAATGCGCTGCTCTTG from the Bacteroidota bacterium genome contains:
- a CDS encoding NAD-dependent epimerase/dehydratase family protein, yielding MILVTGGAGFLGSHLVTQLLDANESVRVLERPGASVDHLPLDRIELVSVDIRDEPSVQKATHGCKYVYHLAADPNLWRRDRREFDSINRMGTIHVMRCS
- a CDS encoding efflux RND transporter periplasmic adaptor subunit codes for the protein MMYAKASATFFLNVVFLLTCSGVLAETQCRLDTQQGVGALGRIEPRSRVIKVSHNAGPEGARVEQLFFQEAASVKSGEKLAVLSQHVKRKAGVEAARTRIKVLEAQRAVEQVALTFNKKEHLRHQSLDPGAVSISLADAKRLAYEQSLANLKRLSAEIARAQSEQKIAEAELDNTLITAPITGTIVKSSLARENESETMDCCKSPICRNWMSWQKSTNRNCPKSN
- a CDS encoding calcium-binding protein, producing MTITNPVTFKIIIGLFNAAPGKSYLTDIENLAKGKTLAQLADALAATTIFTSVIMGDKDTTALKVAVLMHNFGVVADSNPTSVGSQAQAFFTNRIDAGVGFGAIVYEAVNFLSQDSATLPAAFTTVATLLSNKAAVAMAYSATNASTDLAKLQSVLSAVTGTELYTDVQVAAILAASGSTTADSTITGSVNADILAGGSGNDTLSGLAGDDIINGGAGDDIIYGGTGADIMTGGAGADTFVFDATVGANSTGITSGDVITDFTVDTDKLFFDGVTAVASAQQTAVQAAVTALADATTTQIAAVMAATNKTSLGVSFAVYGGDTYVYYQTTGGAAASAADDVFIKLTGVASGFTFGTTVVDKLPPPPPPPPLATTINLTEFDDTYSTPGDGNFIINGLGGNDIITTGSGNDSINGGSGNDTIAAQAGADIITGGAGNDSIALGVDSDMDTVIFGATAGGNGNDIITNFISGTDKLNVGAITASSTVTAVTGALTITYNKLYFLDSGIAGNADSAAAVAAALNAGATWTSTPNTVSYFLINDDNSSSIWSYVGTNTPAVAVSDLILMGTIDAEVTTGDLLFA